AGGAATGTTTGGCTTTAAGGAAAAACCTTATTTTGAAGCTGCTGTTGGTGCGGACAAACCCGTTGAAGTAAAATTCTAATATCTAAATAATGTCAAAAGTAGAAGATTTTTTAACCAAGGAAGAAGAACAAGAAATTGTTGAAGCTATTCGTGTGGCTGAAAAAAACACTTCTGGCGAAATTAGAATACACATAGAAAAAACAACTTCCAAAGCAGCTTTTGATAGGGCTTTGGAAGTTTTTCATGAATTAAAAATGAATGAAACCCAACTTCAAAATGGTGTTTTAATTTATTTAGCTGTTACCGATAAAAAGTTTGTAATTTGTGGAGACAAAGGAATAAATGATGTTGTTTCCGAAGATTTTTGGGACACTACAAAAGAAGTCATGGCAGCTCAATTCAAAACAGGAAATTTCAAGCAAGGTTTGATTGACGGCATAACTAAAGCGGGACATCAACTAAGTACTAATTTTCCTTGGAAAGAAAATGATACCAATGAATTATCAAATGAAATATCAAAAGGGTAATGACTTTATATAAAAAAAACACTTCAATATTAGTGAAACTTTTGGTTTGTTTCCTTTTTACACAAATCAGTTTTGCCCAATTTACAATTCCAGAAAAACCAGATTTTCAGACTTCTGTATATGATTATGCCAACCTTTTGAGTGCAACTGAAAAATCACAACTGGAGGAAAAACTAATCAAATATTCTGACTCAACAACAACCCAAATTGTGGTGATTACCATTGAAAGCTTAAAAGGCGAAGATGTAAGTCAATTAGCTACAAAATGGGCCCATACATGGGGTTTTGGTCAAGCCAAAGAAGACAATGGAGTAATTATTTTAGTTGCAAAAGACGAAAGGAAAATAGCAATTAATCCTGGTTATGGACTTGAAGACCGATTGACAGCTGGAATTGGTGGAGAAATAATTCGAAATATAATCATTCCTGAATTTAAAGCAGGAAGCTATTATAGCGGCTTAGACAAAGGTGCCGATGCTTTATTAGATGTTTTTAAAGGAAAATATAAAGGCGAGCGAAAACAGACTAAAGAAAAAGATTTTCCTATTTTTCCATTAATAGTTATTGTAGTCATATTATTTGTTTTAATCTCAAGAAATAAAAATAGCGGAGGAAATTCTGGAAATTCTAATGGCGGAGGACCAAGTTTGCTTGATGTGATCATCTTAAGTAGCCTTGGTAGAAATAGCGGAGGTGGCGGTTTTGGAGGTTCTTCAGGTGGCGGTTTCGGTGGCGGAGGTTTTGGTGGTGGATTTGGCGGAGGTGGTTTCTCTGGCGGTGGTTCTAGCGGAAGCTGGTAATTTTTAGCGGAGCACTTTAAAAATATCATTTATTTTTTTAACCAAATTATAATCCCATGCGATATTCATTATTCTTTATTATGCTTTATAGTATTGTAGTGTCTGCACAAGGAGTAAATGATAGCATCAAAACTGGGAATTTAAATGAAATCAAAGAGCTGAATGAATTAATTGAAAAATGGCCAACCGCAGATAATTTCTATTACAGAGGATATTCTTATTTTGCTATTAAAGATTATCAAAATGCACTTTCAGACTATAACAAAGCAATCGCCA
Above is a window of Flavobacterium sp. 123 DNA encoding:
- a CDS encoding TPM domain-containing protein — its product is MSKVEDFLTKEEEQEIVEAIRVAEKNTSGEIRIHIEKTTSKAAFDRALEVFHELKMNETQLQNGVLIYLAVTDKKFVICGDKGINDVVSEDFWDTTKEVMAAQFKTGNFKQGLIDGITKAGHQLSTNFPWKENDTNELSNEISKG
- a CDS encoding YgcG family protein, with protein sequence MTLYKKNTSILVKLLVCFLFTQISFAQFTIPEKPDFQTSVYDYANLLSATEKSQLEEKLIKYSDSTTTQIVVITIESLKGEDVSQLATKWAHTWGFGQAKEDNGVIILVAKDERKIAINPGYGLEDRLTAGIGGEIIRNIIIPEFKAGSYYSGLDKGADALLDVFKGKYKGERKQTKEKDFPIFPLIVIVVILFVLISRNKNSGGNSGNSNGGGPSLLDVIILSSLGRNSGGGGFGGSSGGGFGGGGFGGGFGGGGFSGGGSSGSW